The following nucleotide sequence is from Malania oleifera isolate guangnan ecotype guangnan chromosome 4, ASM2987363v1, whole genome shotgun sequence.
ttatatttctctTTTGGAGGATATCTTGTTCTCCTATCATTGTATATTCTTATGCAAAAACAGAATACTAGCTCATAGCATAGAAGACACTATtcctatcaaaaataaaaatgaacttgACCAAGATGGGAGCTGGTTCTCTCTCATTTCAGCATATTCTCATTAAGTATTACATGGAAAAGTTCATTTATAAAGTAACAACTCACGACAAATTGAGAATGTAATGACATAAGCTGCATTGAAAATCACACATCAATAGTAATTTTCCCTCAAAGacaacttggaaaataaattatgAGTAATTGAATTATTTACTCTGCTGGTAGATTATCATATATCTTTCCTTAATTGAGAATCCTGAACAATACATATAATATTAGCTTATCCTCCACGAGCTCTTGATCATTGCTTTTGGTGCCACAATATTCAATATTAATCAATTTTATTTCCAGCAATCCACATTAGGGGCATCTTGGGACTAtcttatatttatttaattaacgGGCAGACATGTGGAGACTTCAACAAGATTGAAGGAAATGTTCCGAACAATCTACTTCCGAACTAAACAACCACACTAATCAAATTATATCGACACacaacaaccaaaaaaaaaaaatttcttatttttctctaGTTTTCCAGGAGTCAAATGCGAGACAGAGGATCTTCTGATGTGATCCAACTCGAAGCTTGTTTGGTTCGCTGACaccaaagaaaaaagaaggaattttttttcctttattgcTACGTTTTCTTAGCCTTTttgcttctatttttttttttttttttaaattcttaaattctCGAAATAGAGGAAAACTCTCCCCAACAAAAGAGAGCTGTAAACACGAATTACAGAAGAACAAGCCCGAAAATTGACCCAAACGAAAAATAaatatgtagagagagagagagagagagattacgaGATCTTTGAAGATGAGAAATGCGATGAGGAAGAAGAGAACGAAGAGGATCTCGAACTCGGCGTAGCGGAGGAAGGAGAAGACCGCACTCACTGCACGGGTCAACGTTGACTCTCTCCGCATCGGAGTCCGACCTACCCGTGACCGCATCCTATAGCCTTGCCGGTGGATTCACCAAACTTCAATAGATAACAGCGCCTCCTGAGAGATCAGAGAACACACAAACAACAAAAAGACCGGAAGACATCGGTGGGGATGGTTCGCCTGCCTCCCCCAAATCCCACACGGACGGCGTTTTAGATCATCGCTTTCAACGGTCCAGATCAGTTCAATCTGCCAAGCATCAGTAAGTTTTTTCTGTTTTTTAGCTCTTTGGGTtattgggattattagaaaagacaGGCAAGGGAACCTTGTTTACAGATAATTTTTACAgatgttatgaaaaatatatatgtccGTGACCCCTTTCATCTTTCACCACTATAAAAAATATACTATCCTTATTATCGTATAaaagagctctctctctctctctctctctctctctctctctctctctctctaaacatatagaaaagataaaaaatatgAGAGATAGAAAATAATCAGGCCGGCTCTGCTTTTAGGCAGTTGAGGTGCCCACTATTTTTGGggcctttaaattttttttttaatataataatatagtttttgggcttcaaatttttttttaattaaataatattaatattatttattatactctATTCTCATAATTGACtttccaactaacaaataaataaaattatattttaaaatataaaataaatacaatttaatttttttctttttcaagtcttattgacttcccaactaacaactttattatatttctaattatctattactctcatctctctctcttagtctctctaaaaaaaATTTTTCATCTTTCACTCTCATCTATTGGTCTCTTTATGATTTTTACTCCAACTCTTGTATTCATCATCTTCGGGCCActgattctctgtaattttcattaactctaattttgatttcaatatttgtgtattatttttctattattttcattctgaatttttttttcctattttttcttagattttggaaacTTTGAGGTTAGAGTGCTGTATCCGGTAAGAATTcaatatctctaaagtctcgctcgccgatcgatttgcaataataataataattatcaggttatattatttcaatctattatttttatagatttattaaatttatttttatttgtttacataatttgtcaatttatagttagtgttaattttgaaatttaattatgtcaaagagaaaatatgaatccggatatgaaaaacgaagaaaaaaaaatagaagaattagtaTCATTtcaaatcattcgcctagggccccatattgtgaagaacCAGCCCTAAGAACAATGTACAAATcaattccaaattattttataattcctCCCAAGATAGTAAAGTTTTTTATCCCATCCACCCGTAGTGTAAGCATAGTCGAACTATGTAAAATTTATATCtcgtttttatttattttcctatatcttttataacacgttatcatcACGAGATTCTAACTatctgaaatatttttttaaatcttatttaatttatttcttataaattttactccacaagagtATAATATTCactaaaaaaatatgctttttaaagtttaaagagtaaCAATCTTAAGACGAGATGGTAAGATAGATCTCTTAAAGaaactatatatttaatctcctgAAGAGATAAACATCttgaagagggtatatttttaacctttcGACAAGATGTGACAATCAACGTCCGAGGTGAGACATTTATCCTCCATATGAGATTATACATTTATTCTCTGAAAGTAGTAGTAAATTATTACTCATTTTCGTATTGTAATTGAAATCATACTTCTGAAAAgtacaaattaagaaaaaataatattcctgaaaaaaaaaaaaaaaaaaacatatttaagtacccccgAAAGGGTGGAAGtaatattatatctattattatctcaattttatttcagttttacattttgtttttctaaattatcttattattattattattaatttattcagaAGTCGAACCTaaacaaagttgaatttgttccccttgatatcaaatgcaacaattatttatcataaattcttgatgttgatatccatctaaatgcaatgaacttagaaaacattattttaaatgaaaatactgCATCCCTACAAGATCGCATAAAAGTTATGATCTTCTtccgtcatcatttagatgaaaaaTTAAAGACTAAATATCTTACTATCAAATACTCACTTAttttatggaaaaatttaaatgatagatTTGACCATTAAAagactgtgattttaccaaatgCTCAACTTGAATGGTTGCACCTAAGGTTACAAGATTTTAAAACAGTCAGTGAATATAACTCAACTCTGCATAAGattagtttgaaactaaaattaTATAGTGAAGACATTATtgatgaaaacatatttgaaaagatatttacTACTTTTTATCCCCCTAATGTGCTCCTCTATCAACAatatagaaagagaaaatttactaaattttctgaacttaAATCATGTCTTTTTTTTGTTGAGCAAAATAACGAACTTTTGATTAAAAAACACCAAACTCGTCCAACTGGTTCATCCTCATTCcttgaagtgaatatgaatacatctcgtgGTTGCGGACATGGTTGTGGGCATAGTCATAGTCGTGGTCAAAATAATTACTAACATTGATGAGAGGCTGCAATCCCCTAGACGAGAGATGACCCCCAAAAGAGAGATGGTCCTAAGAAGCGGGATAATGATTAGGATCAATGACTTAGGCATCATGAAAATAAATACTAAAGATGTAGAGGAAAAGGTCATTTGTCGCATACCTGTCATTCGCCcagacacttggtagatctataccaagcctctataaaagaaaaggaaaagagtaaagaatttgaaacaaattttgttgataatgttgttccaatagaCCTTGATGTTGAACTATCCAACTCtgtttatcttgatgttgctgaTTTCTTTATAACtcaagaagaaaataataatgtaatattttaagatataaagtaagcaatattgtatttgaatttcaataaataaattgtcgtatttattattgttatgatcaattataataatgagtttttaaaatatgtattgtaGCATGGATTGTACTAAAGCTTTGATCAATTCTAAGATGTCTATGAAAAAAGTTTGTTTAGTTGATAGTGTTGCAATGCACATAATTCttcgagataggaaatatttttcattacttgaatatatcttcaacaaatgttaatacaatatctggttctacaaatttgattgaaggttctgctgactttttgagtctgattcctgttttttatgctgacaaagcacatgtttcttatgtgtgtatttagcatgtgaacaggtccaattatttaacacacacataaggaaacaacGATGGAAGCatgcaggacttaaagactatacgatcaagcattccatgaagtcagaagagtaaaaaaagaaagaagaagacgaagacatttgtgttttatatgtaattgcatttaatttttatatctttggtctgtaataatgcatgcatctgcatgatatgacttgTATGCTCAAAAATACCATAAactgaccatagagaccgaatgaccttaaggCACGGTCaatcgacgccagatttttgggactatctcaaaacggcctcaaTAAGagcctagtatgactctaggtccctacactcatgcacatatttcatacaaaatttaggagtgttaaaattgaattaaattgaacattattaaggagtttgagagaggtcgggcgactaaACCCCAGGGGTTCATTTCACCTCAggtgcccgaactgttgagaagtcaacagtttgaccatgcttcgAGCGACTGAACATATTTTGACCATATCTTCCCCAGGCAACCAAATCCCTAACCTGACACATATTCACCAACCTGAGCGACCGAACCTCATGTTCATTTTACCCCTGGGCAACTGAACACTTgatttcggtcaaccgaagtctaGACCGGGAGACTGAACCACGGACAGAATGATTTTCTCCTTAGGTCAGCCAACCAAACCcagactcgggcacccgaactccAAAATTGCCTTTCCTTTTGTTATGTCTAGTTGGGCAATCGAACCTaaggctcggtcgatcgaaactaTCGGGTTGGGGcattttttaaatgctaaaacagatttaaaattaattcaactttcttaataataccgagcatgtccccaacggtcataatttttagaaagtctataaatacccctttataagccaagattagcaactttgattaactccccaaatcctctcaaattattttgctaatcaaagttcccccacatactcttttacatgaaaaatcattttggggtcaaatcttttcatactctccaaaccCTCTTTTAttcttttgttgaaaacattttttaagaGAATATTTTTATTGGGCTGTTATTTTTAAAGTGTGGCTACTGCAAAAACATTTTAAGCATAAATCTTATCTTTTCCGAACAGTATTATTGCAAATCTTCATTGGAGAATATATTTGTTTTACATatgatctttgaagcttttattgcATGTTTTATATAATATCAAAGATCTTACATATTaattttgcaaaaacatttttagaACAAACCCTTGATTCTCCGGTGCATTTGAAACATATTTTTAAGAGAATATTTTATCaaggttcaaatctttgaagtactttatcatatacatctttcttcaaaaattagaatatttatttggaaaacgcccttactctactgagcacatttcatatcattagagagtgcatttatttgagcttaatgtgtacatttctgcttgtatgttttagaagcattttcatgtacaaaatggttttgatataacggttgggttcagcccgttaattgaactggggagtctcagccccgtaagtgagatcggttcggttTAACCCGGAATTAAACTGGAGAGTTTCAGCCCCGCAAATAAGACTAGTTtgactcagcctagtaattgaactagagttttcctcgccccgtaaggagaggatgtaaaaggcttttgctccacccgtttaagtgagcaagtataatggaatccttgggggtaagcccaaggcggggatgtaggctggtttggtcgaacctcgataacaaatctagtgttgttctctctatcttatttaaattcctgcactttaatttcagcatgtgaaTGAATGATTGTTTGATTGcttaattattctcatgcacacatttaatttaaataagatgcCACACACctgtatatgttgaatgggatatgttATGTGGTGAATGggcataattatttaaattagcaaaaaacattttaaaacccaattcacccccctccccctcttgggatcacaccaattccatcAGGCTTTGTAAGAgttaatataaagttacccaatgatactttattacaaattgatgaaactttatattccagTAGATCTAGAAGAAATTtgttaaactttaaagatttatgactcaatggatatcacattgaaactacaaatgaagacAGTAAATAATTCTTTTATGTTACTTCTATTGTTtctgggaagaaacaaattttataaaaatagttaACTTTAtcttctaaattgtattatacaaagattgaaataattgagtcatataatgtcttgcactagAAGTGCAATGAAGAAAAGTTATTTACAATTTGACATGATTGTCTTGGATGTCTTGAAGATGTAATGATGCAAAtaatcattgagaattcacatagtcatccactaaagaacctgagattcttttatcaaatgatttcatgtgtactgcttgCTCTCAAAGGAAATTAATTatcaaacaatctatatcaaagGTAAGTCTTAAATCTCatagtttcttacaaagaattcatggtgatatatgtggACCAATACATCCATCATCTaaaccatttagatatttcatgatCTTAATttatgcatctactagatggtcacatgtttctctgctTTCTACTCATAATATTGCATTttctagacttctttctcaactgattaTATTTCGAACTCATTTTCCTTATTATCTAATTAAATCGATTCatttggataatgctggtgaatttacatcctaacatttgataactattgcatgccACTTGAAATAGATGTTGAACATTTCGTTGCTCATACCCTTACAggttagcattacccccagcCCTTGCTAGGATCCACGACAtatttcatgtatctatgttgaagaAGTACGTCATAGATCTGTCCCATATAATTAGCTATAAGGCACTAGAACTTGGAGATACCTTATCATATGAAGAGGTGCCGATTTGGATCCTAGAGTAGGAAGAGCAGAAACCAAGCACCAAAAAAATTCCATTAGTGAAAGTACTCTAGtgtaatcatgcaattgaagaagTTTTATGGAAACTAAAGGAAGAAATACGCCAGAGGTACCCACACCTTTTTATCGAGGCCCCAGTATTAATCAGATAATAAGTGATGATTAGCAAATTTCGataacgaaatttttataaggggagaatctaacgaccccaaaaataatatgtgtgtaaGTTTAAtccaataatactaataataataaataatattaattaattaattaattaaaaaaataaaatgaatggtaTTATAGTGATAATGAAACTTATTggaataatatgtatatatatatatatatatatatatatatatatatatataatattattatcagtAGGTTCTGAAGCAATTTGGCTTCAGAACATGTCCCACTACGTACAGGGTCTGAAGCAATTTGGCTTCAAGAACATTTCCCACACCACTCCAGAGACATGCAATTTCTTTCCCTTCTcacggttctctctctctctctcttcaatttctccccaatattcaactgaatcgacgatcagacaccaccacaaggTCTCGGCTTCGATCCTTAACAAATTAATCGAAGTAGAATTTAGGTTTTagcttcctaggcaccactccaaggccaAGGTAAGGGGGAAAATTTTGTCTGCTATTTTAGAAATTCACTCGGTTAAATCATGGTATGTGATTACTGGAATATTGTATATGGTTTTCTGAGTAATTTTAAGGgtataaaaattatggtttatttattaaatgtgTATTTGGGGAAAACCTGGTATTATGAGTttaagaaaaccctagaaaaggttatatattatttttcaacaaaacttatattttttctgggtaattattatattaagaattattactcaaattgtgtggcatgagaaatgactATACGATTacaattagaatattttatgacgATATACAACagattatgattttatattgagtacaggaaatgttatgtatatgattttatagttattttagaattttatgaatatgatgaaaatatgatataacaGTTTTATGTAGTAATTTGACATGATAGATTTATGCTAAGTTATGAAATGATGGCTTTAtgccgagttatgatatgatatgttggttttataccgagacagttatgatatgatggttttataccaattatgatatgatagatatgatatgacagtgaaaacatgctttatacagatttatgaaatCATGATTATGAAATGAGATTACGTTATTAGTTATGTTTTATAaattgtactatatgatatcaaaaccctGATGGGCTAGTTATGttcaaagcatggtaccgtagctagctagcaaGATTAGACAATGTAATTCCCATGTGTGCCGACCGGAGAAGGGTTGAGAAAAGTAGGATGGGCGAACCAGGTTTGGTGTATAGCTGGCAGTGCTGCCACACTATTCAAAAAGTGTCAGTGTCGGAGTCGATTAGCCCTGAAGTGTTGAGAAGCGTAGGATACCTACTGTGTGCCGACTCGAAAAGTGTTGAGAAGCGTAGGATGGGCGGACAaggttgggtgggcaattgtgcatagttatgttataatatgtttgacttaacctggtaggtcaATCATGGTTAAGTACAGCCCTTAggtcgcacaacccgatcatgagaggttaattcatgatgttaTGCTAGAACCATCAAGGGAAAGGAAAGGAACtatcttatgtatatatgtagtttTATGAAAATAGAATTATCTATTAcgttaaagtatgtttgagtagaaaatatgtaCCTTGAAatgcataggtgtgagttatgattgtTATATAGATGCTTTCAGTTACAATTTAATTAATAgctatgtttaaatatgtaaaactcatctgccacacagtgagaataatttatttcgtcttattgagaggtgtctgaccccaataaatatttcaacatttcaggacCACGAGGGGATCGAGCCTAGAGTTACAGGATATGACATAGATGGTATTATTTAAAGTAAGTGCTGGTGATATCGATTATGTATATAGTGATATTTTTTATACATCTGGGGGTCGTATTGTAGTATTAATTTTGGAGAGTAACCTATATAACTATGATGACATTAGTGCTCTAGTATTATATCTAGgatattatgtgtatgatttcACTGCATGGTAGATATATGTGATGAGCAGGTCAGCTCGGTACTCACTTAGGGTTTGGGATATTatagcatggtatcagagtttaatatgtggataaaaaaaatatagcaaaatttttgggtcatcacagagcATATATTTGATACAATATAAAGCTCACACAAATCCCTCAAGTAATGAATCActacaagattagagagcaaaatagatttttagcacttgagatgatgaactaaatgcaaagtgcttgaGATTGATATTCAAAAGATGTTAATCACTAAGATGAATTTGTAAACATGCATTTGGACttttatttataggcaaattgagctactagccgttttatggtcaTTAGGcctataaaataattaattactttgaaaactagtcatttataGTCATTGGGTTTAGAATCCTGACGCAAATCGTCTACGGATTCCCCTAAATCATCAACAATTTGTTCAAACCATGGACGGTTTCATTCAGGCCAAATTCCATTTATCTTTCTGTCTGAAACTGTCGAAGCAACCTAGGCCAAACCACTAATGGTTTGCCCTGTTTCTTCATTAACTTGATTTTTAGGTGCTTATATGAGGTTTTAACGTAAACAGGACCAAGTTTGTGAAAGTTTATAATACTaagatgatttaaaacttgtcccatattaaaacatagtaagtataagatatatatatatatatatatatatatatatatataaaactctttgttttgttctttgaaaactcataagtatagAACTTATGTTTTGGTGATATCCTACATACTCTTAAGAACTactatgcacatgcaatttgcttAACTCTCGCTCAATAAACATGCGTGAGATAATACTGCAAGAGATACAATATTTCCTACCTCAAGCACTCCCTTAATATACACATGTTTCTACATGTTCTTC
It contains:
- the LOC131153001 gene encoding uncharacterized protein LOC131153001; amino-acid sequence: MRSRVGRTPMRRESTLTRAVSAVFSFLRYAEFEILFVLFFLIAFLIFKDLTSRPEYNQILVKKPGGGVDWWPY